The following are from one region of the Papaver somniferum cultivar HN1 unplaced genomic scaffold, ASM357369v1 unplaced-scaffold_132, whole genome shotgun sequence genome:
- the LOC113332638 gene encoding uncharacterized protein LOC113332638 — translation MIHFPTSTQSHYHKHLLLFPNCNHQSLLSNVNPNLIFFPKNQTLIYPSNRKLLLRSSSIKLSSDSSDFELPPVNEDDNYDSGTMSSSSVESMSPSDSIIGVDIEIEEIGKNSRRIRSQVGIDASLETIWGILTDYERLADFISGLAVSKLLQKGGSFARLFQIGQQSLALGLKFDAKGIVECYEKELETLPFGRRRDIDFKMVEGDFQTFEGKWSIEETYTERYKNSNEAGGVEKDFEKTTTLCYVVDVKPKMWLHVRLVEGRLCREVQLNLSCIREEAMKDTVLKTTLPTC, via the exons ATGATTCATTTTCCCACTTCAACTCAATCTCATTATCATAAACATTTACTGTTATTTCCCAATTGTAATCATCAATCTCTTTTGTcaaatgtaaaccctaatttaatcttcttccccaaaaatcaaacACTAATTTATCCATCTAATCGGAAACTCCTCTTAAGATCATCATCAATCAAGTTAAGTTCAGATTCTTCTGATTTTGAGCTACCTCCTGTCAATGAAGATGATAATTATGATTCAGGAACTATGAGTTCTTCTTCTGTTGAATCTATGTCCCCATCAGATAGTATTATTGGGGTTGATATTGAAATCGAGGAGATTGGAAAGAATTCAAGGAGAATTCGTTCTCAGGTTGGAATTGATGCGTCTCTCGAAACTATTTGGGGTATATTGACTGATTACGAGAGATTGGCTGATTTTATTTCTGGTTTGGCTGTTAGTAAATTGCTCCAAAAGGGTGGGAGTTTTGCTAGACTTTTCCAG ATTGGACAACAGAGCTTGGCATTGGGGCTGAAATTCGATGCCAAAGGAATTGTAGAGTGTTACGAGAAAGAACTTGAGACACTTCCTTTTGGTCGGAGGCGGGATATTGACTTCAAGATGGTTGAGGGTGATTTTCAAACCTTTGAAGGCAAATGGTCCATAGAAGAG ACATACACTGAAAGATACAAAAACAGCAATGAAGCAGGAGGAGTAGAAAAAGACTTTGAAAAGACAACAACACTTTGTTATGTTGTAGACGTGAAGCCAAAGATGTGGTTGCATGTACGCCTTGTGGAAGGCAGGCTCTGCAGGGAGGTTCAACTGAACCTTTCTTGTATCAGAGAAGAGGCAATGAAAGACACAGTTTTGAAAACTACTCTTCCCACTTGCTAA